In the genome of Chryseobacterium sp. 52, the window TCTTGGGTATTTACTAACCGGACTTGATCAATGGTCTGTTATGGCAGTTTATATTGTCCTGACGTTCCCTGTTTATATTTATCCTGTTGTTTTGGAAAGTCTGATGGAGGGACAGACTCCCGGAAAAAAACTCATGAAGATCAGGGTTGTAAAAATTGATGGCTACCAGGCCAGCTTTGGAGATTATCTTATAAGATGGATGTTCAGGCTGATCGATACGTCAGCTGCCGGTGTCATAGGACTGATTTCTATGATTGTTTCTAAAAATAACCAGCGTCTGGGCGACATTGCTTCCGGCACTGCGGTAATTTCTTTAAAGAACAACATCAATATTTCTCATACAATCTTAGAAAATATCAACGAGGGCTACGTTCCATCATTCCCTCAGGTCATTGCATTAAGTGATAATGATATGAGGATCATCAAAGATAATTATACTAAAGCACTGAAAGTAGATGACCGACAGATCATCAGCAAACTATCGGAAAAGATCAGAGGTATTTTAAAACTGGAAGCGGATTCTGTAAAAATGACGGAAAGACAGTTTATTAATGTAGTGATTAAAGATTACAACTACTATACAGGAAAGGATAATTAAAGGGTCAAGAGTGAATTTTGCTTTGCAAGTGAATGATCAGTTTATTTTAATACAAAATGTCCTCGACGTTTTATTGATTGAAAAAATTAGCTGCAAGCAGATTTACAATGAACAAAGTCTTTTTACGCCCCGGTGCAATTTTTGTATCTTTAATAGCAAAGCTTTGAATTATGAAATTTGAAAACAATAAATCAGGAAATGGTGGTGTTCTTACACTGAACAATGACATAAAAGAGGTAGGAAGACTTACCTATACTATTTTTCCTGAAGATCATAAATTTATTATTTCTTTTGTCCTGGTACATCCAGAGTTTGAAGGTCGGGGAATGGGGAAATATCTGGTTG includes:
- a CDS encoding RDD family protein, coding for MSQIAINTSQNVNINFNIASVGERMLAFIIDLLIKVAYVVIVFYLFFNIFDLGYLLTGLDQWSVMAVYIVLTFPVYIYPVVLESLMEGQTPGKKLMKIRVVKIDGYQASFGDYLIRWMFRLIDTSAAGVIGLISMIVSKNNQRLGDIASGTAVISLKNNINISHTILENINEGYVPSFPQVIALSDNDMRIIKDNYTKALKVDDRQIISKLSEKIRGILKLEADSVKMTERQFINVVIKDYNYYTGKDN
- a CDS encoding GNAT family N-acetyltransferase; translation: MKFENNKSGNGGVLTLNNDIKEVGRLTYTIFPEDHKFIISFVLVHPEFEGRGMGKYLVEEAIKFARENNWKVYPHCSYARAVMTRMSDVDDIFLKN